The Desulfatiglans sp. region TGATATCGTGATGGGGCTTTTAAAGGCGAAAAAGGCTGAATTTTTTATTGGCATCAAGGAGGATATTGAGGCGTACATAAAGCTCTTCTACGATAAAAAAAAGGTCACCGATGAAGTAGATGCATCTGATGCCAGTTTCGATGACTTTGATATGATGCCTGATATCTCCTTTGAAGAGGAAGAGGATCGAACAGAGGATTATTCAAGTGAATTTAATGAGGCGTCGGGCAAGGTTGTAAAGCTTGTTGACCAGATACTGGTGGCCGCTTACAGGAAAAATATATCCGATATACACATTGAACCTTCACCCCTTACAAAGGCTACAACAGTAAGATTCAGGCTCGATGGAGTTTGCCAGGAGTATATCCAGGTTCCCAACACAATGGCAAAGGGTATAATCTCCAGGATCAAGATCATGGCAGGGCTTGACATCGCTGAAAGAAGGTTGCCCCAGGATGGTAAAATAAAGTTCAAGAGAAAGGGGGTGCCACCGTTTGAACTCAGGGTTGCTACCCTTCCAACAGCGGGCGGTTTTGAAGACGCCGTATTAAGGATACTTGCCAAGGCAGGGGCCATGAAGCTTGACGATATGGGGCTAAGTCAGCGTAATCTAGAGATAATGAAAAAGATTATCACCCAGCCATACGGTCTTGTCCTTGTTGTTGGTCCCACAGGTTCAGGCAAGACAACCTCTCTTCACAGTGCGCTGGGATACATTAACAAGCCTGATATAAAGATATGGACAGCAGAAGACCCAGTTGAAATTACGCAGCAGGGCATGCGCCAGGTGGAGGCCCATGCTAAAATAGGCCTTGATTTTGCGAGGATAATGCGCGCTTTCTTGAGGGCTGACCCTGATGTGATAATGATAGGTGAAATGCGTGATAATGAGACCGCATCAATAGGCATTGAGGCATCGCTTACAGGGCATCTTGTGATGTCAACGCTTCATACAAACAGCGCGCCGGAAACTATTACAAGGCTTCTTGATATGGGTTTGAACCCACTCAATTTCTCTGATGCATTCCTTGGCGTAATGGCCCAGAGGCTTGTGAGAAAGCTCTGTGACAAGTGCAAAAAGCCGTATCAGCCCACAAAGGAAGAGTTTGATGATATTGTTCTTGATTATGGTCCTGAATATTTTAAGAGAACAGGCATTGAATACAATCAGGATTTTAATCTTTATCAAGCCTCAGGATGTGATGCATGTTCAGGCACAGGTTACAGGGGAAGGCTTGGCATACATGAGCTTATGGAGGGGACGCCTGAGATCAAACGCATGATAAAAAAGCAGGCAAACAGTGAGGAGCTGTTTATTCAGGCCATGTCAGAAGGTATGACAACCTTAAGGCAGGACGGTATACTTAAATCCCTGAAAGGGCTTACAGATCTGAGGGAGGTAAGAAGGGTCTGCGTGACATAGTAAAAATTAACTTTCTATTATGATTTGCAGTTGTAGAGACAGGGCATGCCCTGTCTCTACGGTTGTTTTCATGATCTTCGTGGGAACATCTATTTTGATGCTCCGCCTCTTATTCCAAGTGTGGCAAAAAAAATATGTAATCCGATATCTCCATTGGCTTAAAGGTTACAGATGAACCTTATAATCCATAACCCAGCATCGCCATTCCCATGAAGAGCAAGTCATTGATTCACATATATCGAGGGGAAGGCCAGTTTCTAATTACCCTTTCACATCGCTTCGTCATTCCAGTGAAGAGCGGGTCATTGATCCCGATATGTCGGGAAAGCCATTTTGCA contains the following coding sequences:
- a CDS encoding type II/IV secretion system protein; the encoded protein is MDTQTEINSRLQEAEVYRSMGLPKESLALYEGILKSLPEKHGETYTDIINKIELLKEDIKDKYPEEFMGFTTADLTGIEEVLTPVEENTPAINDCAFAFKELGLYKEALGEYEKLIKLDFSIESIIHDVCDCLFKLYPSMEIIIQADNFFKKFNFGNAQLAQSKYLLGLELERRDSKEQALYYYETAAELDPQNEKIQKRLNALAAYFATGSKYDYLLNNNKVTTEQLLDALALSKKNKASVEYVLVTQFNVSREDIGKSLTACYRHPFKAFDPDMPTPIELLTNLKKTFLLQDLWVPLGWEKDSVQVLIDDPINLNKVDIVMGLLKAKKAEFFIGIKEDIEAYIKLFYDKKKVTDEVDASDASFDDFDMMPDISFEEEEDRTEDYSSEFNEASGKVVKLVDQILVAAYRKNISDIHIEPSPLTKATTVRFRLDGVCQEYIQVPNTMAKGIISRIKIMAGLDIAERRLPQDGKIKFKRKGVPPFELRVATLPTAGGFEDAVLRILAKAGAMKLDDMGLSQRNLEIMKKIITQPYGLVLVVGPTGSGKTTSLHSALGYINKPDIKIWTAEDPVEITQQGMRQVEAHAKIGLDFARIMRAFLRADPDVIMIGEMRDNETASIGIEASLTGHLVMSTLHTNSAPETITRLLDMGLNPLNFSDAFLGVMAQRLVRKLCDKCKKPYQPTKEEFDDIVLDYGPEYFKRTGIEYNQDFNLYQASGCDACSGTGYRGRLGIHELMEGTPEIKRMIKKQANSEELFIQAMSEGMTTLRQDGILKSLKGLTDLREVRRVCVT